The Candidatus Saccharimonadales bacterium genome contains the following window.
CTAAAGCAACGCTTAAGCTGCTCTTTTCTTTGATTACAGCATAGCGTTATTTAATTAAACTGTTAAGCTCATCTGCTTTTTTGACTAAAGCTTCAATTTCTGCCTCGTCGGCAGCTCGCATTTTTTCGGCTAATTTTTCTTTTTCTATTTTGACGTAACGGTCTATTAACCGGTGTTTGAGGCGCTCAGCCTGAGACGCTAAGTCCTCTGGCGGCACACTGCTATAAATTTCCTCAAACTGTAACATTATAATTTTAACATAATCAGCCACTGGCTGCAATTGTGCGGCTATCTTGGTGTCTCCTTTAAAGTCAGGGTTGGACTTCAAAAAATCATAAGTTTCTTGCTGCGGACCCTCGGTAAATACATCTTTAGGCAAGTCGCTCAGCAAGCTCCGCAAATTCGGCACCGCCAACAGCATAGCCAATAAATGGTCCTGCAAGCGCTGGTGCTCAAAAGCCACAACGTCAATTTTGCCGGGTTGGTATTTGGATTTTTTAAATAGCTGCGGCTGTGTTGACTGGCCAATAAACTTAGCTTTTACGGCATCAAAGCTGGTGTCGGTGAGTTCGGCAATTTTCTTTAAGTAATGCTCCTTCTCAACGGGATCTTTGAGTCGGCGGATGGTGGCTATCAGCGTGTCGGTAAACAGCCTCTTTCCGGCGGCAGTTTTTACATCTACCTCTGTTAAGTAGCGTTCAATGAGCCAATCTGGCGCATAAATACTTTGTTCAATAGCCCGCTCCCAGGCCTTGGGATTTTGCTGCACAAGTTCGTCGGGGTCTTTCGCTCCATCAATGCTTATGATGCGCAAATTGACTTCGGCTTTTTGAGCTAACGGGATAACCCGTTCGGTAGCGGCAATACCGGCGCGGTCGCTGTCAAAGCTCAGGCGAATATCGCCTGTGAAACGCTTAAGCGCCCGCAAGTGCTGCTCGGTCATAGCTGTACCAGCGCTGGCTACTACGTTTTTAAAGCCAGCTTGCCAAGAGCTAATAACGTCCAGGTTGCCCTCGACAACTACAACAAAGCTTTGCTTTCGAATGGCTTCTTTGGCCAGGTGCAGCCCAAATATCTGGCGGCTCTTATCGTAAACGATCGTGGCCGGTGTGTTGATATATTTGGGTGAATTTGGCTCATCGGCAAGCTGTCGGGCGGTAAAGCCGACAATCTGCCCAGCTTGGTCGGCCAACGGCACCATTATCCTACCCCGGAACATGTCACGGGCGGCACCGGCCCTACGCATACTTATTAGCCCAGCCCGCTGCATTTCATCGGTCGTAAAACCACTCTTAGTTAAAAAATTAACTAAGGCCACACCAGTGCTGGGCGCATAGCCCAGCCGCCAAGCAAGTATGGTGTCTCTGGAAAATTTGCGTTTATTAATCAAGTA
Protein-coding sequences here:
- the dnaG gene encoding DNA primase: MDAASEVKSRLSIEDVISEYVQLRRAGRNFKGLSPFTNEKTPSFIVSPEKQIWHDFSSGKGGDMFSFVMDVEGLDFKGALEMLARKAGVDLDQYKTAGSSSNSKLKSRTLEVLELAAKFYQKQLTVNKPALDYLINKRKFSRDTILAWRLGYAPSTGVALVNFLTKSGFTTDEMQRAGLISMRRAGAARDMFRGRIMVPLADQAGQIVGFTARQLADEPNSPKYINTPATIVYDKSRQIFGLHLAKEAIRKQSFVVVVEGNLDVISSWQAGFKNVVASAGTAMTEQHLRALKRFTGDIRLSFDSDRAGIAATERVIPLAQKAEVNLRIISIDGAKDPDELVQQNPKAWERAIEQSIYAPDWLIERYLTEVDVKTAAGKRLFTDTLIATIRRLKDPVEKEHYLKKIAELTDTSFDAVKAKFIGQSTQPQLFKKSKYQPGKIDVVAFEHQRLQDHLLAMLLAVPNLRSLLSDLPKDVFTEGPQQETYDFLKSNPDFKGDTKIAAQLQPVADYVKIIMLQFEEIYSSVPPEDLASQAERLKHRLIDRYVKIEKEKLAEKMRAADEAEIEALVKKADELNSLIK